The proteins below come from a single Jaculus jaculus isolate mJacJac1 chromosome 12, mJacJac1.mat.Y.cur, whole genome shotgun sequence genomic window:
- the Hps3 gene encoding Hermansky-Pudlak syndrome 3 protein isoform X6 gives MVRLYSLHPFGSQQVVPCRRPPERVCGGGDALFAAAGCQVEAFSVAARALCRPRGVFGTPGRVLRMAYSEPGDYLVTIEEKNKTTSLHAYVNWRSKRTENCRVCIRMVGHSVEAPFSEAFRDQMSIIEMPLPEAPLCLACCPVKGDLLVGCANQLVLFSLKYSVINEEFSMLDFERSLIIHIDNITPVEVSFCVGYVAVMSDLEVLILKLESDPRSEESVNHHPQKTSGPLSQTEDVSHETSQLESDDFVICQKPTELLGEKSKHSGVSVTLESTGLVDAKVKYSQVQHLLYRRFTPDVSSYALSDDIKLHSLQLLPVYQTGPPAWEEEAAQTRDKEPRTVFCFFSLPHAGYLYTVARPVGLTSVYQYPETSLQAVLTPQFLHVITSHNLQCFTVRCSAVVAREEDPYMDTTLKACPPVSMDVCALRIQLFIGLRAICHFRNYVILLTKADPEAIPERTQSPKRLLSRKDTSVKTKIPPVAETGWNLYIVNTISPVQLYREMVEYSNSYRTVRTQSCIHLLSEAHLLLRAALMDGSRLEPGERAELLEAFKESCGHLGDCYSRLDTQHSHLALPYYKMSGLSLAEVLSRVDWAGENESQKYERGLIFYVSHSLHENLDEELSEELAAKVVHMFHVSEPKQLPQVLCSPSMKNVDPPTALHYLRKLDACGLSSVLVALTRAAVALRMGDLDLHETEMQSYSEAKLVCGFILEPRLLVQQRKGQMVPTELAVHLKETRPGLLVASVLGLQKNNKIGIEEADSLFKVLCGGGEGTAPQLLVDFWEAQLVARVPHVELQDLCFKLVSQYVRRLAGRRPPDTTPLRTAEDLMNACSHYGLISPWAHAFISPDLSADKNYTEDLSKLQILWWKKLLPELCQKIKCGGEKYQLYLASLKEALSVAAMELGLRELLSVLPGDGAAAFFLPYLLFCSQKKSLA, from the exons atgGTGCGCCTCTACAGCCTGCACCCGTTCGGCTCGCAGCAGGTGGTGCCGTGCCGGCGGCCGCCCGAGCGCGTGTGCGGCGGCGGCGACGCCCTGTTCGCGGCGGCGGGCTGCCAGGTGGAGGCGTTCTCCGTGGCGGCGCGCGCGCTCTGCCGGCCCCGGGGCGTCTTCGGCACGCCGGGCCGGGTGCTGCGCATGGCCTACAGCGAGCCGG gaGACTATTTGGTGACCAtcgaagagaaaaacaaaactacatcTCTACATGCATATGTGAACTGGAGAAGCAAAAGGACCGAGAACTGCCGAGTGTGCATCCGGATGGTTGGGCACAGTGTGGAGGCCCCCTTCAGCGAAGCCTTCAGGGACCAGATGTCGATTATCGAAATGCCACTTCCCGAGGCTCCCCTGTGCCTGGCCTGCTGTCCTGTGAAAGGAGACCTCCTTGTTGGGTGCGCAAATCAGTTAGTTTTATTTAGTTTGAAGTATTCGGTCATTAATGAAGAATTCTCAATGCTGGACTTTGAGCGCTCTCTAATCATACACATAGATAACATCACTCCTGTTGAAGTTTCTTTTTGTGTTGGGTATGTTGCTGTTATGTCAGACCTAGAAGTCTTAATCCTAAAACTGGAGTCAGACCCTAGAAGTGAAGAGAGCGTTAACCACCATCCACAGAAGACCAGCGGCCCACTGAGCCAGACGGAAG ATGTCAGTCATGAAACTTCACAACTTGAGTCCGATGATTTTGTCATCTGCCAAAAGCCCACGGAGCTTCTTGGAGAAAAGAGCAAGCATTCTGGCGTTTCCGTCACGCTGGAGTCCACGGGACTGGTGGATGCAAAAGTCAAGTATTCGCAGGTTCAGCATCTGCTCTACAG ACGCTTTACTCCCGACGTTTCTTCCTATGCCTTGTCCGATGACATCAAGCTGCATTCCCTTCAGCTGCTCCCCGTTTACCAGACAG GGCCTCCCGCctgggaggaggaggcggcgcAGACTCGGGACAAAGAGCCGCGGACTGTGTTCTGCTTCTTCTCGCTGCCTCACGCGGGCTATCTGTACACGGTGGCGAGGCCCGTGGGGCTGACGTCGGTCTACCAGTACCCCGAGACGTCTCTGCAGGCAGTGCTCACACCACAGTTTCTGCACGTCATCACAAG ccaCAACCTGCAGTGTTTCACCGTGCGGTGCAGCGCCGTGGTAGCTCGGGAGGAGGACCCGTACATGGACACCACCCTGAAG GCTTGCCCACCTGTCAGTATGGATGTGTGCGCACTGAGGATTCAGCTCTTCATAGGCCTTAGAGCCATTTGTCACTTTAGAAACTACGTCATACTTTTGACCAAGGCAGACCCTGAGGCCATCCCAGAGAGAACACAGTCACCCAAGAGGCTTCT gtctagAAAAGATACCAGTGTGAAAACCAAAATACCTCCTGTAGCCGAGACTGGGTGGAATTTGTATATTGTGAATACCATTTCACCAGTGCAACTATACAGAGAAATG GTAGAGTACAGTAACTCCTACAGGACCGTGAGAACCCAGAGCTGCATCCACCTCCTGAGCGAGGCACATCTTCTCCTGAGAGCCGCCCTGATGGACGGCAGCCGGCTGGAGCCTGGAGAGAGAGCAGAGCTCTTGGAAGCCTTTAAAGAGAGCTGCGGGCACCTCGGAGACTGTTACAGCAG GCTTGACACCCAGCATTCCCATCTTGCCTTACCATACTATAAGATGTCCGGTTTGTCTCTGGCAGAAGTATTGTCTCGTGTGGATTGGGCAGGAGAGAATGAATCCCAGAAATATGAACGAGGATTAATCTTTTATGTCAGTCATTCACTTCATGAGAACCTGGATGAAGAATTAAGTGAA GAATTAGCAGCAAAAGTGGTTCACATGTTTCATGTGTCTGAGCCAAAGCAACTGCCCCAGGTTCTGTGCAGTCCCTCTATGAAGAATGTTGACCCGCCAACTGCCCTGCACTATCTCAGGAAGCTGGACGCCTGTGGACTTTCCTCCGTGCTGGTGGCCCTGACCAGAGCAGCAGTGGCCCTGAGAATGGGGGATCTCGACCTTCATGAAACTGAAATGCAGAGCTACTCTGAG GCGAAGTTGGTGTGTGGCTTTATTCTGGAACCTCGGCTATTAGTTCAACAGAGAAAAGGACAGATGGTCCCTACCGAGCTCGCGGTACACCTGAAAGAAACTCGGCCTGGACTGCTTGTGGCTTCTGTTCTGGGCTtgcaaaagaacaacaaaattgGAATTgaagaagcagattctctctTTAAG GTGCTGTGCGGTGGAGGGGAAGGCACGGCTCCTCAGCTCCTGGTTGACTTCTGGGAAGCGCAGCTAGTGGCTCGTGTCCCGCACGTGGAGCTTCAGGACCTCTGCTTCAAGCTTGTGTCCCAGTACGTCCGGAGATTGGCTGGGAGACGGCCTCCCGACACCACACCCTTGCGGACTGCCGAGGATTTG ATGAATGCCTGCAGTCATTACGGCTTAATCTCCCCATGGGCTCATGCCTTCATATCGCCTGACTTGTCAGCTGATAAAAACTACACAGAGGACCTTTCAAAACtacag
- the Hps3 gene encoding Hermansky-Pudlak syndrome 3 protein isoform X5: MVRLYSLHPFGSQQVVPCRRPPERVCGGGDALFAAAGCQVEAFSVAARALCRPRGVFGTPGRVLRMAYSEPGDYLVTIEEKNKTTSLHAYVNWRSKRTENCRVCIRMVGHSVEAPFSEAFRDQMSIIEMPLPEAPLCLACCPVKGDLLVGCANQLVLFSLKYSVINEEFSMLDFERSLIIHIDNITPVEVSFCVGYVAVMSDLEVLILKLESDPRSEESVNHHPQKTSGPLSQTEDVSHETSQLESDDFVICQKPTELLGEKSKHSGVSVTLESTGLVDAKVKYSQVQHLLYRRFTPDVSSYALSDDIKLHSLQLLPVYQTGPPAWEEEAAQTRDKEPRTVFCFFSLPHAGYLYTVARPVGLTSVYQYPETSLQAVLTPQFLHVITSHNLQCFTVRCSAVVAREEDPYMDTTLKACPPVSMDVCALRIQLFIGLRAICHFRNYVILLTKADPEAIPERTQSPKRLLSRKDTSVKTKIPPVAETGWNLYIVNTISPVQLYREMVEYSNSYRTVRTQSCIHLLSEAHLLLRAALMDGSRLEPGERAELLEAFKESCGHLGDCYSRLDTQHSHLALPYYKMSGLSLAEVLSRVDWAGENESQKYERGLIFYVSHSLHENLDEELSEELAAKVVHMFHVSEPKQLPQVLCSPSMKNVDPPTALHYLRKLDACGLSSVLVALTRAAVALRMGDLDLHETEMQSYSEAKLVCGFILEPRLLVQQRKGQMVPTELAVHLKETRPGLLVASVLGLQKNNKIGIEEADSLFKVLCGGGEGTAPQLLVDFWEAQLVARVPHVELQDLCFKLVSQYVRRLAGRRPPDTTPLRTAEDLMNACSHYGLISPWAHAFISPDLSADKNYTEDLSKLQILWWKKLLPELCQKIKCGGEKYQLYLASLKAEALSVAAMELGLRELLSVLPGDGAAAFFLPYLLFCSQKKSLA, encoded by the exons atgGTGCGCCTCTACAGCCTGCACCCGTTCGGCTCGCAGCAGGTGGTGCCGTGCCGGCGGCCGCCCGAGCGCGTGTGCGGCGGCGGCGACGCCCTGTTCGCGGCGGCGGGCTGCCAGGTGGAGGCGTTCTCCGTGGCGGCGCGCGCGCTCTGCCGGCCCCGGGGCGTCTTCGGCACGCCGGGCCGGGTGCTGCGCATGGCCTACAGCGAGCCGG gaGACTATTTGGTGACCAtcgaagagaaaaacaaaactacatcTCTACATGCATATGTGAACTGGAGAAGCAAAAGGACCGAGAACTGCCGAGTGTGCATCCGGATGGTTGGGCACAGTGTGGAGGCCCCCTTCAGCGAAGCCTTCAGGGACCAGATGTCGATTATCGAAATGCCACTTCCCGAGGCTCCCCTGTGCCTGGCCTGCTGTCCTGTGAAAGGAGACCTCCTTGTTGGGTGCGCAAATCAGTTAGTTTTATTTAGTTTGAAGTATTCGGTCATTAATGAAGAATTCTCAATGCTGGACTTTGAGCGCTCTCTAATCATACACATAGATAACATCACTCCTGTTGAAGTTTCTTTTTGTGTTGGGTATGTTGCTGTTATGTCAGACCTAGAAGTCTTAATCCTAAAACTGGAGTCAGACCCTAGAAGTGAAGAGAGCGTTAACCACCATCCACAGAAGACCAGCGGCCCACTGAGCCAGACGGAAG ATGTCAGTCATGAAACTTCACAACTTGAGTCCGATGATTTTGTCATCTGCCAAAAGCCCACGGAGCTTCTTGGAGAAAAGAGCAAGCATTCTGGCGTTTCCGTCACGCTGGAGTCCACGGGACTGGTGGATGCAAAAGTCAAGTATTCGCAGGTTCAGCATCTGCTCTACAG ACGCTTTACTCCCGACGTTTCTTCCTATGCCTTGTCCGATGACATCAAGCTGCATTCCCTTCAGCTGCTCCCCGTTTACCAGACAG GGCCTCCCGCctgggaggaggaggcggcgcAGACTCGGGACAAAGAGCCGCGGACTGTGTTCTGCTTCTTCTCGCTGCCTCACGCGGGCTATCTGTACACGGTGGCGAGGCCCGTGGGGCTGACGTCGGTCTACCAGTACCCCGAGACGTCTCTGCAGGCAGTGCTCACACCACAGTTTCTGCACGTCATCACAAG ccaCAACCTGCAGTGTTTCACCGTGCGGTGCAGCGCCGTGGTAGCTCGGGAGGAGGACCCGTACATGGACACCACCCTGAAG GCTTGCCCACCTGTCAGTATGGATGTGTGCGCACTGAGGATTCAGCTCTTCATAGGCCTTAGAGCCATTTGTCACTTTAGAAACTACGTCATACTTTTGACCAAGGCAGACCCTGAGGCCATCCCAGAGAGAACACAGTCACCCAAGAGGCTTCT gtctagAAAAGATACCAGTGTGAAAACCAAAATACCTCCTGTAGCCGAGACTGGGTGGAATTTGTATATTGTGAATACCATTTCACCAGTGCAACTATACAGAGAAATG GTAGAGTACAGTAACTCCTACAGGACCGTGAGAACCCAGAGCTGCATCCACCTCCTGAGCGAGGCACATCTTCTCCTGAGAGCCGCCCTGATGGACGGCAGCCGGCTGGAGCCTGGAGAGAGAGCAGAGCTCTTGGAAGCCTTTAAAGAGAGCTGCGGGCACCTCGGAGACTGTTACAGCAG GCTTGACACCCAGCATTCCCATCTTGCCTTACCATACTATAAGATGTCCGGTTTGTCTCTGGCAGAAGTATTGTCTCGTGTGGATTGGGCAGGAGAGAATGAATCCCAGAAATATGAACGAGGATTAATCTTTTATGTCAGTCATTCACTTCATGAGAACCTGGATGAAGAATTAAGTGAA GAATTAGCAGCAAAAGTGGTTCACATGTTTCATGTGTCTGAGCCAAAGCAACTGCCCCAGGTTCTGTGCAGTCCCTCTATGAAGAATGTTGACCCGCCAACTGCCCTGCACTATCTCAGGAAGCTGGACGCCTGTGGACTTTCCTCCGTGCTGGTGGCCCTGACCAGAGCAGCAGTGGCCCTGAGAATGGGGGATCTCGACCTTCATGAAACTGAAATGCAGAGCTACTCTGAG GCGAAGTTGGTGTGTGGCTTTATTCTGGAACCTCGGCTATTAGTTCAACAGAGAAAAGGACAGATGGTCCCTACCGAGCTCGCGGTACACCTGAAAGAAACTCGGCCTGGACTGCTTGTGGCTTCTGTTCTGGGCTtgcaaaagaacaacaaaattgGAATTgaagaagcagattctctctTTAAG GTGCTGTGCGGTGGAGGGGAAGGCACGGCTCCTCAGCTCCTGGTTGACTTCTGGGAAGCGCAGCTAGTGGCTCGTGTCCCGCACGTGGAGCTTCAGGACCTCTGCTTCAAGCTTGTGTCCCAGTACGTCCGGAGATTGGCTGGGAGACGGCCTCCCGACACCACACCCTTGCGGACTGCCGAGGATTTG ATGAATGCCTGCAGTCATTACGGCTTAATCTCCCCATGGGCTCATGCCTTCATATCGCCTGACTTGTCAGCTGATAAAAACTACACAGAGGACCTTTCAAAACtacag